A single region of the Pogoniulus pusillus isolate bPogPus1 chromosome Z, bPogPus1.pri, whole genome shotgun sequence genome encodes:
- the ZNF475 gene encoding zinc finger protein 475: MEVNVKKKVVNKICDPVPCTGEAPACVSHILPSEQVPPSNVSELLRIIPRVAHLEAEPQKRRPATAIISKRANSSNMSGAPLNRPVIPPRRPCLRICYICGREFGSQSLSIHEPQCLEKWRTENNQLPKHLRRAEPRKPEVLANDSCRLTADNEAAYHSAQAQLLPCGNCGRTFLPDRLIVHQKSCRGGSSSVGLPSSSLHKSNKGPGSGYGSAGENPSKTCQRKSGTALDKAKVVRRPPTVICYICGREYGTKSISIHEPQCLKKWHQENDMLPKHLRRPEPKKPEVSSIQAKGFYDLDTLNEAAWTSAQNQLVPCNVCGRTFLPDRLIVHQRSCKPKPAK; the protein is encoded by the exons ATGGAGGTAAATGTCAAGAAAAAGGTGGTGAACAAAATCTGCGATCCTGTGCCATGTACTGGAGAGGCCCCTGCCTGTGTTTCTCACATCTTGCCTTCAGAGCAGGTTCCACCATCTAACGTGTCAGAACTTCTCAGAATTATTCCCAGAGTAGCACATCTAGAAGCTGAACCCCAGAAGAGGCGGCCAGCCACTGCAATAATATCAAAAAGGGCAAATTCTTCAAACATGTCTGGGGCACCACTGAATcggcctgtcatcccaccaagaaGACCTTGTTTGAGAATATGCTATATCTGTGGCAGAGAATTTGGGTCACAGTCTCTTTCTATACATGAACCTCAGTGCTTAGAGAAGTGGCGTACTGAAAACAATCAGCTGCCAAAGcatctcagaagagcagagcccaggaaaCCAGAGGTCCTTGCTAATGATTCCTGTAGACTTACAGCTGACAATGAGGCAGCTTATCATAGTGCtcaagcccagctcctgccctgtggAAACTGTGGCCGAACCTTCCTTCCTGACCGTCTCATTGTGCACCAAAAATCTTGTAGAGGAGGTAGCAGTAGTGTGGGACTGCCAAGTTCTAGCCTCCATAAATCCAACAAAGGCCCAGGCTCTGGGTATGGCTCAGCGGGTGAAAATCCATCCAAGACCTGTCAAAGAAAGAGTGGGACTGCATTAGACAAG GCAAAAGTGGTAAGACGGCCACCAACAGTGATTTGTTACATTTGTGGTCGTGAGTATGGAACAAAATCTATTAGTATCCATGAGCCACAATGCCTGAAGAAATGGCACCAGGAGAATGACATGCTACCCAAACACTTGAGAAGGCCAGAGCCCAAAAAGCCTGAAGTCAGTTCCATACAAG CCAAAGGTTTCTATGATCTCGATACTTTAAATGAGGCTGCCTGGACCAGTGCCCAGAACCAGCTAGTTCCATGCAATGTTTGTGGGCGTACTTTTCTTCCAGACAGACTGATTGTCCACCAGCGGTCGTGTAAACCGAAACCTGCAAAGTGA